From Lucilia cuprina isolate Lc7/37 chromosome 4, ASM2204524v1, whole genome shotgun sequence:
TGTGTGTCCGAACGGTTCTAATGCTGGCAACATGTCATATGCAAGTGTAGGAGCATCGAATGCAAATGATACAGCAGATCCTAATTGGCAGGCTACGAAGGCAACGGTATTAGAACGTAATGCGGCCATGTTTAATAATGAATTAATGTCCGATGTTACATTTGTAGTGGGTGATGATTTTGGTGAGTTTTGTGATATACACAAACTGTGTTCATATGTTTAttcatatgtatttttctttattttctataatagatACTGTTCAAACCATACCAgctcataaatatatattagctACTGGCAGCTCGGTATTCTATGCCATGTTTTATGGTGGTTTGGCTGAAAACAAACAGGAAATTAAAGTGCCAGATGTAGAACCTTCTGCCTTTTTAACACTATTAaggtttgtttaattttcaacattaaatattcattgttcattttatttacatttttaacctCACAGATACTTATATTGTGATGAAATACAATTGGAACCTGATAATATATTAGCCACTTTATATGCagccaaaaaatatattgtaccACATTTGGCAAGAGCCTGTGTGAATTATTTAGAAGTAAAATTGACTGCAAAAAACGCCTGTCTACTTCTCAGTCAATCACGTCTTTTCGAAGAGCCCGAACTGATGCAACGTTGCTGGGAAGTAATCGATGCTCAAGCCGAAATGGCCATTAAATCCGAAGATTTCGTTGATATCGATTTAAAAACATTCGAATCGATTCTATGGCGTGAAACACTAAATTGCAAAGAGATTCATCTCTTTGAGGCGGCTTTAAATTGGGCTCAAAATTGTTGTCAGAAAATGCCTATCGATAATACTCCCCAAAATATGCGTAAAGTTTTGGGACAAGCTTTGCATTTAATACGCATACCCACCATGTCATTGGATGAGTTCGCCAATGGTGTAGCTCAGACTGGTATCCTAACGTCACAAGAAACAATTGATATGTTTTTGCATTTCACTGCTAAATCGAAGCCAACATTAAATTTTCCAACCAAGCCAAGAGCTGGTTTAAAAACACAAGTCTGTCATCGTTTTCAGTCGTGTGCGTATCGCTCGAATCAGTGGCGTTATCGTGGACGCTGTGATAGCATACAATTTTCAGTTGACCGAAGGTaagtttaatatgttttatattttttgaacaataaattattttacttcccaaaaattaaaaaaaaattttgccgcaatatatataaatttataaatttctttacagAATTTTTATTGTTGGTTTTGGTTTATACGGTTCATCAACTGGTGCTGCCACCTATAATGTTAAGATCGAATTGAAACGATTGGGACGTACTTTAGCCGAAAATGATACAAAATTCTTTTCTGATGGTTCCAGCAATACATTTCATGTATTCTTTGAAAATCCCATACAAATTGAACCCGAATGCTATTATACAGCATCGGTTATACTTGATGGCATTGAACTGTCATTTTTCGGACAAGAGGGTATGTCAGAGGTTTGCATGGGTAATGTAACATTTCAGTTTCAATGTTCATCGGAAAGTACCAATGGCACAGGAGTACAAGGTGGTCAAATACCAGAACTAATATTTTATGGTCCAACAACAATGACATCAATGAATTCTCCCACACAATCGATGTGTGCCAGTCCAGTGGGTGAATTAGAAGGTACTAGTGGTTTAGGCTCGGGACAAGCGAAAAGTAATCGTAATTCTAGTGATTTAACAGTAAATTGTGATGATTTATTAGCagcaagttctagttcagatggAGTTGGAGCAGTTGGTGCTTcaagtaattaattaataagttaAATATATGCACACATTCACACAcatactacaaaaaaaaatggaaacaaaTTTGCAACATAATGGTTTTTTTCTCTCAttagtataatatatattatataaattacatatacatatatatatatatatagaaaataattaatcTGAAAACCaaacattaatataaaaacgaaaatatattacatttttaacattatttttggaatatcaTATAATAGAAGATGAAAAgataaagtttataataaacCTAGCAATGAAGCTAAGAAAATGCGTAGAAAGAAAGACATACTTTTGTTAGAAATGATACAAAACGACCTATTTATATTGAGGGAACATTTAAGTCTGTTTAATTCCAAAACTATATATTGAATTtactaatagaaaaataatactaATGATACTTGAAAGCAATATTTGGAAACATACATATGCTTGAATTTTTCTCATTTAAACAGCAACATAAAAGGCAAACAAGTCATAAAGTAAAACATTATTGcaataaatgaattaaatacttacttacatacatacaaaggcAATCAATTATTCTAGTTTATAACTTATTAAAAGACACAtaattcgaaatatttttaaatattaacaactaaaagtaaaaacaactgggatcttacaaaacaaaaatctaaacgAAAAAGCAAA
This genomic window contains:
- the LOC111674838 gene encoding BTB/POZ domain-containing protein 6 isoform X1 — its product is MIEAFANHLGSHIGRHLFYWATTTAPTDHNSLDTETDYGLKLRISNLINKFHGPLERGVQILDHLLTLEEEDFNDHWGSAYIHNYEPEILGRREEQYNAGGRVDGNQEVLYYNGNNNNNGGVTHRQNIARGNMETLNNGNGMLLSPPHNNSGHQQQQQQQQQSTRGGGGASATATTAASASVATAGGNERSVSSSSAAAPSASAGENNLQITQPISAPSSPLASPGAISPTSFCLPSSSTAAVATSNGSGSYVCPNGSNAGNMSYASVGASNANDTADPNWQATKATVLERNAAMFNNELMSDVTFVVGDDFDTVQTIPAHKYILATGSSVFYAMFYGGLAENKQEIKVPDVEPSAFLTLLRYLYCDEIQLEPDNILATLYAAKKYIVPHLARACVNYLEVKLTAKNACLLLSQSRLFEEPELMQRCWEVIDAQAEMAIKSEDFVDIDLKTFESILWRETLNCKEIHLFEAALNWAQNCCQKMPIDNTPQNMRKVLGQALHLIRIPTMSLDEFANGVAQTGILTSQETIDMFLHFTAKSKPTLNFPTKPRAGLKTQVCHRFQSCAYRSNQWRYRGRCDSIQFSVDRRIFIVGFGLYGSSTGAATYNVKIELKRLGRTLAENDTKFFSDGSSNTFHVFFENPIQIEPECYYTASVILDGIELSFFGQEGMSEVCMGNVTFQFQCSSESTNGTGVQGGQIPELIFYGPTTMTSMNSPTQSMCASPVGELEGTSGLGSGQAKSNRNSSDLTVNCDDLLAASSSSDGVGAVGASSN
- the LOC111674838 gene encoding BTB/POZ domain-containing protein 6 isoform X2; the encoded protein is MAQWPMIMGKRNQEAMSQMNAWINVETLNNGNGMLLSPPHNNSGHQQQQQQQQQSTRGGGGASATATTAASASVATAGGNERSVSSSSAAAPSASAGENNLQITQPISAPSSPLASPGAISPTSFCLPSSSTAAVATSNGSGSYVCPNGSNAGNMSYASVGASNANDTADPNWQATKATVLERNAAMFNNELMSDVTFVVGDDFDTVQTIPAHKYILATGSSVFYAMFYGGLAENKQEIKVPDVEPSAFLTLLRYLYCDEIQLEPDNILATLYAAKKYIVPHLARACVNYLEVKLTAKNACLLLSQSRLFEEPELMQRCWEVIDAQAEMAIKSEDFVDIDLKTFESILWRETLNCKEIHLFEAALNWAQNCCQKMPIDNTPQNMRKVLGQALHLIRIPTMSLDEFANGVAQTGILTSQETIDMFLHFTAKSKPTLNFPTKPRAGLKTQVCHRFQSCAYRSNQWRYRGRCDSIQFSVDRRIFIVGFGLYGSSTGAATYNVKIELKRLGRTLAENDTKFFSDGSSNTFHVFFENPIQIEPECYYTASVILDGIELSFFGQEGMSEVCMGNVTFQFQCSSESTNGTGVQGGQIPELIFYGPTTMTSMNSPTQSMCASPVGELEGTSGLGSGQAKSNRNSSDLTVNCDDLLAASSSSDGVGAVGASSN
- the LOC111674838 gene encoding BTB/POZ domain-containing protein 6 isoform X3, coding for MVLYRFIDIFDAIVETLNNGNGMLLSPPHNNSGHQQQQQQQQQSTRGGGGASATATTAASASVATAGGNERSVSSSSAAAPSASAGENNLQITQPISAPSSPLASPGAISPTSFCLPSSSTAAVATSNGSGSYVCPNGSNAGNMSYASVGASNANDTADPNWQATKATVLERNAAMFNNELMSDVTFVVGDDFDTVQTIPAHKYILATGSSVFYAMFYGGLAENKQEIKVPDVEPSAFLTLLRYLYCDEIQLEPDNILATLYAAKKYIVPHLARACVNYLEVKLTAKNACLLLSQSRLFEEPELMQRCWEVIDAQAEMAIKSEDFVDIDLKTFESILWRETLNCKEIHLFEAALNWAQNCCQKMPIDNTPQNMRKVLGQALHLIRIPTMSLDEFANGVAQTGILTSQETIDMFLHFTAKSKPTLNFPTKPRAGLKTQVCHRFQSCAYRSNQWRYRGRCDSIQFSVDRRIFIVGFGLYGSSTGAATYNVKIELKRLGRTLAENDTKFFSDGSSNTFHVFFENPIQIEPECYYTASVILDGIELSFFGQEGMSEVCMGNVTFQFQCSSESTNGTGVQGGQIPELIFYGPTTMTSMNSPTQSMCASPVGELEGTSGLGSGQAKSNRNSSDLTVNCDDLLAASSSSDGVGAVGASSN
- the LOC111674838 gene encoding BTB/POZ domain-containing protein 6 isoform X4, with translation MLLSPPHNNSGHQQQQQQQQQSTRGGGGASATATTAASASVATAGGNERSVSSSSAAAPSASAGENNLQITQPISAPSSPLASPGAISPTSFCLPSSSTAAVATSNGSGSYVCPNGSNAGNMSYASVGASNANDTADPNWQATKATVLERNAAMFNNELMSDVTFVVGDDFDTVQTIPAHKYILATGSSVFYAMFYGGLAENKQEIKVPDVEPSAFLTLLRYLYCDEIQLEPDNILATLYAAKKYIVPHLARACVNYLEVKLTAKNACLLLSQSRLFEEPELMQRCWEVIDAQAEMAIKSEDFVDIDLKTFESILWRETLNCKEIHLFEAALNWAQNCCQKMPIDNTPQNMRKVLGQALHLIRIPTMSLDEFANGVAQTGILTSQETIDMFLHFTAKSKPTLNFPTKPRAGLKTQVCHRFQSCAYRSNQWRYRGRCDSIQFSVDRRIFIVGFGLYGSSTGAATYNVKIELKRLGRTLAENDTKFFSDGSSNTFHVFFENPIQIEPECYYTASVILDGIELSFFGQEGMSEVCMGNVTFQFQCSSESTNGTGVQGGQIPELIFYGPTTMTSMNSPTQSMCASPVGELEGTSGLGSGQAKSNRNSSDLTVNCDDLLAASSSSDGVGAVGASSN